The following proteins come from a genomic window of Nitrospira sp.:
- a CDS encoding 2-dehydropantoate 2-reductase, whose product MKEILMVGAGSVGGFFGARLAKHNPNVSFLLRPNTLAAVKQHGLTIRSADGTFTVKPQAASDACQLPRPDLIVLGVKAYDLDEVLNQIEPVLTEKTVILTLQNGIDTEDRLRARIQRDCVVGGVAYIYSRIAEPGVIEHYKKGAVAIGELMGNESERLLAIRDLFTSAGIPCHVSKDIRRTKWEKMCWNCVFNPITVLIDDHVAKALDHPEMMSVIRQIVGEVAAVSAAMKVPLPLDMPERVVKATQEIRDIHTSMYDDWKAGRRTEIDYLNGFIVRKGRDLGIPTPVNEALTAMIKTITEKEQIGPGRVRIEGAVVQPVSFDRAAIASLPEEHQLDVSTLMPGMEGRGIRLKGLLDVPTLAIEADHVVFHASDGTYSACLTLEQANDHGVLVYELDGAPLPDTKGGPFRLVTPGLGDLCANVKGVALIEITKGPGRDTRQTTCPPGS is encoded by the coding sequence ATGAAAGAAATTTTGATGGTCGGCGCCGGGTCTGTCGGCGGGTTTTTCGGAGCGCGATTGGCCAAGCATAATCCCAACGTGTCGTTTTTGCTGCGGCCGAATACGCTGGCGGCCGTCAAACAACATGGATTGACGATTCGCAGCGCGGACGGAACGTTTACGGTCAAGCCTCAAGCAGCTTCGGATGCTTGCCAGCTTCCTCGGCCGGACCTCATCGTGCTCGGCGTGAAAGCCTATGATCTCGACGAAGTCCTGAACCAGATCGAACCGGTGCTGACCGAAAAAACCGTGATTCTCACCTTACAGAATGGGATCGATACCGAAGACCGTCTTCGTGCGCGAATCCAACGGGATTGTGTGGTCGGCGGCGTTGCCTATATCTATTCGAGAATCGCCGAGCCCGGCGTCATCGAGCATTATAAAAAGGGGGCGGTGGCCATCGGCGAACTGATGGGAAATGAAAGCGAGCGTCTTCTCGCCATCCGCGACTTATTCACTTCGGCCGGCATTCCCTGTCATGTGTCAAAGGACATTCGCCGCACGAAGTGGGAAAAGATGTGTTGGAACTGTGTCTTCAACCCAATTACCGTGCTCATCGATGACCATGTGGCCAAGGCGCTCGATCACCCGGAGATGATGAGCGTCATCCGGCAGATCGTCGGGGAAGTGGCGGCAGTCTCGGCCGCCATGAAAGTGCCGCTGCCGTTGGATATGCCGGAACGAGTCGTGAAGGCGACACAGGAGATTCGCGACATCCATACCTCCATGTACGACGATTGGAAGGCGGGGCGGCGGACGGAAATCGACTACCTGAACGGCTTCATCGTCAGGAAGGGGCGCGATCTCGGCATTCCGACTCCGGTGAATGAAGCTCTGACGGCGATGATCAAAACCATCACGGAGAAGGAACAGATCGGTCCCGGCCGAGTCCGGATCGAAGGCGCCGTGGTTCAGCCTGTCTCATTTGACCGCGCGGCCATCGCATCGTTGCCGGAAGAACACCAACTCGATGTTTCCACGCTGATGCCGGGTATGGAAGGACGGGGGATTCGGTTGAAGGGACTGCTCGATGTTCCGACTTTGGCTATTGAAGCCGACCATGTCGTCTTCCATGCCTCGGATGGAACGTATTCCGCCTGCCTTACGCTTGAGCAAGCTAACGATCATGGAGTCCTTGTCTACGAACTGGATGGAGCTCCGCTGCCCGATACGAAAGGCGGCCCGTTCCGTCTGGTCACGCCGGGACTCGGGGATCTCTGTGCCAATGTCAAAGGCGTCGCGCTGATTGAAATCACCAAAGGGCCGGGACGGGATACGAGACAGACGACTTGTCCTCCAGGTTCATAG
- a CDS encoding MATE efflux family protein yields MGNAVIQIRRSVMILALPVTLTTFLQRAEGIVAVLLVGGLGATSIAAVGLGQLLAFVATTLVSGISVGTNVIVAQLWGARRRQDAGEAARHFLWLSIGVSLVLAGLGIVGNQFVMRQLGAESAVIELALPYSTVIFLVIPCTVLIQVLSSILQGTGDTKTPMYGLIGVNLLHVGLAYPLIYGQWGAPHLGLKGAAIAVGLAEASGMLYLLLRCRPILKESSMLRLDLIRSIWEVGASVSGERIIQQAGIFIYTKLVLLYGTVAYAAHQVGLSIESFSFLPGYGFAIAAATMVGQSIGAGKYTRAKLENWEANRLAMVIMAGMGLFFFFFPHTLLRAFTTDEAVIELGTMFLKIVALLQVPLALTMVLAGSLRGAGDTRFIMGATMIGMWGVRVPLALIAALWMRQSVSYIWTAMIADWTVRMGLLLWRYQSERWRQIQVIR; encoded by the coding sequence ATGGGCAACGCTGTCATCCAGATCAGACGGTCCGTGATGATCCTGGCACTCCCCGTCACCCTCACCACGTTTCTCCAACGGGCAGAAGGCATTGTCGCCGTCCTCTTGGTCGGCGGGCTGGGAGCCACTTCAATCGCCGCGGTCGGTCTCGGTCAACTGTTGGCTTTCGTGGCAACGACCTTGGTCTCTGGAATTTCGGTTGGGACGAATGTGATTGTCGCTCAGTTATGGGGAGCGCGGCGCAGACAAGACGCGGGAGAAGCGGCCCGGCACTTTTTATGGCTTTCGATCGGCGTGTCGCTTGTGCTGGCCGGCCTTGGGATTGTCGGCAATCAGTTCGTCATGCGGCAACTCGGCGCAGAATCCGCCGTCATTGAGCTCGCCCTTCCCTATTCGACGGTCATCTTCCTTGTGATTCCCTGTACCGTACTCATCCAAGTCTTGTCGTCCATCCTCCAAGGCACGGGCGACACGAAGACCCCCATGTACGGTCTGATCGGCGTCAACCTCCTCCATGTAGGCCTTGCCTACCCCCTCATCTATGGACAATGGGGAGCTCCTCATTTGGGTCTCAAGGGAGCGGCCATCGCCGTCGGACTCGCCGAAGCGTCGGGGATGCTCTATCTCTTGCTGCGTTGTCGCCCCATTCTGAAAGAGTCGTCCATGCTGCGCCTCGATTTGATTCGATCGATCTGGGAGGTGGGAGCGTCGGTATCCGGCGAACGGATTATTCAACAGGCCGGCATCTTTATCTACACCAAACTCGTCCTCCTTTATGGCACCGTGGCCTATGCGGCGCATCAAGTCGGGTTATCGATTGAATCGTTCTCCTTCCTACCCGGCTATGGATTTGCCATTGCTGCCGCCACCATGGTCGGGCAAAGCATCGGAGCCGGCAAGTATACCAGAGCGAAACTGGAAAACTGGGAAGCCAACCGACTGGCCATGGTGATCATGGCCGGTATGGGTCTCTTCTTTTTCTTCTTCCCCCATACGTTGCTTCGTGCGTTTACAACCGATGAAGCCGTAATCGAACTCGGAACGATGTTTTTAAAAATCGTCGCCTTATTGCAGGTCCCGCTGGCTCTCACCATGGTCCTGGCTGGATCGCTCCGTGGCGCCGGCGACACACGCTTCATTATGGGCGCCACGATGATCGGCATGTGGGGCGTCCGCGTACCGTTGGCACTGATCGCCGCCCTCTGGATGCGTCAGTCTGTCTCATATATCTGGACAGCGATGATCGCTGACTGGACAGTGCGGATGGGGTTGTTACTCTGGCGATATCAATCGGAACGATGGCGACAGATTCAGGTCATTCGATGA
- a CDS encoding tRNA 4-thiouridine synthase has protein sequence MRCVIVHYHELALKGHNRNYFEQCLMKNIRTALKDVGIRRVENLHSRIRIQLPSEVSLEVVQDRLRRVCGIANFLLGRIVPLDVAVPNLDSLTTAVLEEIESQSFTTFRVTARRADKRLPLTSMDIEKALGAAVCGRTGKKVSLKNPDLTIYVELLSKEVFCSAEKIEGPGGMPVGVSGRIACLISGGIDSPVAAYRIIKRGCLASFIHFSGRPLVSRASEEKVHELVRHLTTFQYDSRLYVIPFGEIQREIILNAPTPFRIVLYRRMMIRIAEELARKEQCWALVTGDSLGQVASQTPQNLCAIEEAAELPILRPLIGMDKREIIDEARRLGTYETSIEPDQDCCKLFVPPHPSTKTRLDDVQKVERLIDVSALVKRGVESAELTELSFPPSTAPREAIAKLH, from the coding sequence ATGCGTTGTGTCATCGTCCATTACCATGAGCTGGCTCTTAAAGGACACAATCGAAACTACTTCGAGCAATGCCTCATGAAGAACATTCGGACCGCTCTCAAGGATGTCGGAATCCGGCGGGTTGAGAACCTCCACAGTCGAATCCGCATCCAACTTCCCTCCGAAGTCTCCCTCGAGGTGGTCCAAGACCGACTCAGGCGTGTATGCGGGATCGCCAACTTTTTACTCGGCCGGATTGTTCCCCTCGACGTAGCTGTTCCCAACCTGGATTCGCTCACAACGGCCGTCCTCGAAGAGATTGAATCGCAATCCTTTACCACGTTCAGGGTCACAGCGAGACGGGCCGATAAACGGCTGCCCTTGACTTCAATGGATATCGAAAAAGCGCTCGGGGCGGCAGTCTGCGGCAGAACCGGAAAGAAAGTCAGCTTGAAGAATCCTGATTTGACCATTTATGTCGAACTCCTGTCAAAAGAGGTGTTTTGCTCGGCGGAAAAGATCGAAGGTCCCGGCGGCATGCCGGTCGGCGTAAGTGGAAGGATCGCCTGCCTGATTTCGGGGGGAATCGACTCACCCGTGGCCGCCTATCGCATAATAAAGCGCGGCTGCCTTGCTTCTTTCATTCACTTTTCTGGGCGGCCGTTGGTCAGCCGTGCCTCGGAGGAAAAGGTTCACGAACTTGTACGGCATCTCACGACCTTTCAATACGATTCACGTCTCTATGTGATTCCTTTTGGGGAAATCCAGCGGGAGATCATTCTGAACGCACCGACCCCGTTCCGCATCGTACTGTACAGGCGGATGATGATCCGAATCGCCGAGGAGTTGGCGAGAAAAGAGCAGTGCTGGGCCTTAGTGACCGGCGATAGCCTAGGTCAAGTAGCCTCACAAACACCTCAGAATTTGTGTGCGATTGAAGAAGCAGCGGAGCTGCCGATCCTCCGGCCGCTGATCGGCATGGACAAACGCGAGATCATCGACGAAGCCAGACGTCTCGGCACCTACGAGACGTCGATAGAGCCGGACCAGGATTGTTGTAAATTATTTGTGCCTCCCCATCCAAGCACCAAAACTCGCCTTGATGATGTGCAAAAAGTCGAACGCCTGATTGATGTCTCCGCCTTGGTCAAACGAGGAGTAGAAAGCGCGGAGCTGACCGAATTGTCGTTTCCCCCTTCGACTGCGCCACGTGAAGCCATTGCAAAACTGCATTGA
- a CDS encoding Thioredoxin reductase, with product MHNVVIIGSGPAGLTAAVYAARANLAPLLIEGWQAGGQLTTTTEVENYPGFAKGIMGPELMKEMRFQAERFGTVFKTGDATSVDLRSRPFTVIVDGEESLATKSLIIATGASPITLGLSNEKRLWGHGVSSCATCDGFFFKGKELVVVGGGDSAMEEAIFLAKFATKVSIVHRRDKLRASKIMQDRAMKNEKIDFVWNSVIEDVLGQDVVTGVRIRNVVTGKVWDLPCAGFFLAIGHRPNTALFTGQLRMDGAGYLLTNHGTATDIPGVFAAGDVQDPHYRQAVTAAGTGCMAAIDAERFLEASGQG from the coding sequence ATGCACAATGTCGTTATCATCGGATCGGGGCCGGCAGGGCTCACCGCGGCCGTCTATGCTGCCCGGGCAAATCTGGCTCCTCTCCTGATCGAAGGGTGGCAAGCAGGCGGTCAGCTCACGACGACCACGGAAGTCGAAAACTACCCTGGTTTCGCAAAGGGCATCATGGGGCCGGAGTTAATGAAGGAGATGCGATTTCAAGCAGAGCGGTTCGGAACGGTCTTCAAAACCGGAGATGCCACCTCGGTGGATCTCCGGTCTCGGCCTTTTACAGTCATTGTCGATGGGGAGGAATCCCTTGCAACCAAGAGTTTGATCATCGCGACCGGCGCGTCTCCGATCACACTCGGTCTCTCGAACGAAAAACGATTATGGGGCCATGGTGTTTCAAGCTGCGCGACCTGCGATGGATTTTTCTTCAAAGGGAAGGAACTGGTGGTCGTAGGCGGCGGAGACAGTGCGATGGAGGAAGCGATATTTCTCGCCAAGTTCGCCACCAAAGTGTCGATTGTTCATCGTCGTGACAAGCTTCGCGCTTCCAAAATCATGCAAGACCGGGCCATGAAAAATGAAAAAATTGATTTTGTCTGGAACAGTGTCATCGAAGACGTGCTTGGACAGGATGTCGTGACCGGTGTCCGCATCAGAAATGTCGTCACCGGAAAAGTCTGGGACTTGCCCTGTGCCGGATTCTTTTTGGCGATCGGCCACCGCCCCAACACCGCGCTCTTCACCGGTCAGTTGAGAATGGATGGCGCCGGCTATCTTTTGACGAATCATGGAACAGCCACCGATATTCCCGGTGTATTTGCAGCCGGGGATGTGCAAGACCCTCATTATCGCCAAGCCGTTACCGCAGCCGGTACCGGCTGCATGGCTGCAATCGACGCCGAGCGGTTCCTAGAAGCTTCAGGCCAAGGTTGA
- a CDS encoding Dephospho-CoA kinase produces MVCSAAMMLVGLTGGVATGKSTVAKMFGQCGAIVIDADELAREVVQPGKPAWREIVRTFGRGILHPDRTIDRHALGAIVFHDKKNLRRLERIIHPRVAREQTKLAKRAEKNDSKAIVIYDVPLLFEAGIDKRVDKIIVVTADRDTQIARLRKRNGLSRSEALRRIRNQLPLAKKRRLAHYILDGTKDRKRLAGEVFKLLEDLRTLR; encoded by the coding sequence ATGGTATGCTCCGCCGCCATGATGCTTGTCGGCTTAACCGGAGGCGTGGCAACCGGGAAAAGCACCGTTGCGAAGATGTTCGGGCAATGCGGTGCCATCGTAATCGATGCCGATGAATTGGCGCGTGAAGTCGTTCAACCAGGCAAACCGGCGTGGCGGGAAATTGTCAGGACGTTCGGGAGGGGTATCTTGCATCCCGATCGCACCATCGACCGTCATGCTCTGGGTGCGATCGTCTTTCACGACAAAAAGAACCTGCGCCGCCTCGAACGGATCATTCATCCACGCGTCGCGCGCGAACAAACCAAGCTGGCCAAACGAGCCGAAAAGAACGACTCCAAAGCGATCGTGATCTACGATGTCCCGTTACTCTTCGAAGCCGGTATCGACAAACGTGTGGATAAGATCATTGTCGTGACCGCTGATCGAGACACCCAGATCGCCCGCCTCAGAAAACGAAATGGCCTCTCACGATCCGAAGCACTGCGTCGCATCAGAAACCAGCTGCCCCTGGCAAAGAAACGCCGTCTGGCACATTATATTCTGGATGGCACGAAGGATCGGAAACGGCTTGCCGGAGAGGTCTTCAAGCTTCTGGAAGACCTCCGGACTCTTCGTTGA